The genomic stretch GGTGCCGATGCGCCGCTCCTGCGACGAGGCGGCCCAGGTGGCCGGCGCGTCGGCCGTGCCCCGGCTGCGGATGCGGCTGGAGCCGGTGGCGGCGGCCTGCCGGCGGGCCCGGGAACTGGTCGTCGACGCCTGCGCGCGGTGGAATCTGCCCGAGGCGGTCGGCCCGGCCTCGGTGGTGCTCAGCGAGCTGGTCGGCAACGTGGTCCGCCACGCCGGCACGCCGATGCAGGTGACCGTGACCCTGCGGCGGCCGTGGCTGCACCTGGCGGTGGTCGACGGCAGCAGCACGCCGGCCCGGCCCGGCGAGTCCGGGCACCGTGACGAGGGCGGCCGGGGCCTGCTGCTGGTACGCGAGCTGGCCGATCGCTGGGGCAGCGCGCCGGCCGGTGACGGAAAGGCCGTCTGGGCCACGCTACCGGCCAATTGACCGAAATTCCCCTTCTCGCCTGGTTACATGGTCGACGGGGCGGGTAGCCACGCCCGTCCTTTTGCGTCGTCAGCGGGGTGAGAGCGCATGCCCGAGCGGGTAACCACCGAACCCGGACGTGACCGAGGGCCGGCCATTCTGGCCCCGGCCCGGTTCGGCGGCTATCCCGGCCCGCTGCGTACGCCGCTCCCCGGCGCGAAGCTGGTCAGGTTCCTGGCCACCACCGACCACAAGCAGATCGGGCTGCTCTATCTGCTGACCTCGTTCGCGTTCTTCGTGCTGGCCGGGATCGAGGCGATGCTGATCCGCGCCGAGCTGGCCCGCCCGGGTATGCAGTTCCTCTCGCCGGAGCAGTACAACCAGTTGTTCACCTCGCACGGCGCCGTGATGCTGCTGCTGTTCGCCACGCCCGCCGCGTTCGGCTTCGGCAACTACATCGTGCCGATCCAGATCGGCGCGCCGGACGTGTCGTTCCCCCGGCTGAACGCGCTGGCCTACTGGCTGTACCTGTTCGGCGGTCTGATGGTGATCGGCGGGTTCTTCACCCCGCAGGGCTCGGCCGACTTCGGGTGGACCGCGTACACGCCGTTGAGCACCGTCGAGCACTCCCCCGGCGTCGGCGCGAACATGTGGGTGGTCGGCCTGGTCGTGTCGGGTCTGGGCACGATCCTCGGCGCGGTCAACCTGATCACCACGATCCTGACCCTGCGTGCCCCCGGCATGACCATGTTCCGGATGCCGATCTTCACCTGGAACATGCTGTTCACCAGCGTGCTGGTGATCCTGGTCTTCCCGCTGCTGGCCGCCGCGCTGCTGGCGCTGACCGCCGACCGGCTGCTCGGCGCGCAGGTGTTCAACCCGGACACCGGCGGCCCGATGCTGTGGCAGCACCTGTTCTGGTTCTTCGGGCACCCCGAGGTCTACATCATCGCGCTGCCGTTCTTCGGCATCATCACCGAGGTCATCCCGGTCTTCTCCCGCAAGCCGATCTTCGGCTACACCGGCCTGGTGCTGGCCACCATCGCGATCACCGTGCTGTCAATGACCGTGTGGGCGCACCACATGTTCGCCACCGGCCAGGTGCTGCTGCCGTTCTTCAGCATCCTCAGCTATCTGATCGCGGTGCCGACCGGGGTGAAGTTCTTCAACTGGATCGGCACGATGTGGAAGGGACAGCTCACCTTCGAGACGCCGATGCTGTTCTCCATCGGATTCCTGGTGACCTTCCTGCTCGGCGGCCTCACCGGTGTGCTGCTGGCCAGCCCGCCCGCCGACTTCCACACCCACGACACCTACTTCGTGGTGGCGCACTTCCACTACGTGGTCTTCGGCACGGTGGTCTTCGCACTCTTCGCCGGCTTCTACTTCTGGTGGCCCAAGATGACCGGGCGGCTGCTCGACGAGCGGCTCGGCAAGCTGCACTTCTGGACCATGTTCATCGGCTTCCACGGCACCTTCCTGGTGCACCACTGGCTGGGCAACGAGGGCATGCCGCGCCGGTACGCCGACTACCTGCCCACCGACGGCTTCACCACGCTCAACACGGTCTCCAGCATCTTCTCGTTCGTGCTCGGCGCGTCCACGTTGTTCTTCATGTGGAACGCCTGGAAGTCCTGGCGCTTCGGCGCCCAGGTGACGGTGGACGACCCGTGGGGCTTCGGCAACTCGCTGGAGTGGGCGACCACCTGCCCGCCGCCGCTGCGCAACTTCGACCGGATGCCGCGGATCCGCTCCGAGCGCCCGGCCTTCGACGCCAAGTACGGCGAACTCGTCTCCGACCTGGGCCGCGACCTTCCCCAACGGGCGGTCAAGCCGCCCCAGGAGTTCCGCGACGAGATCCACCGCGAGACACACCCGCCCGAGTCGCCGGCGCCCGGAGGCGCGCACGGCGCGCCGGAGGCGGAGGCGTACCAGCCCGCGCCGCAGTCCGGGGCCCGGCCGGTGGAGGTGCCGACGCCGGAGGAGGTGCGTCGGCCCAGCTTCGCCGACACCGACGAGCCGGAGGACAACCCGCTGGGCGCGGAACGCCGGGAGCAGAACGACCGGTGGCGGCACCCGCGCGGGCCCGGTGACAGCACCGAGAACTGAGCCCGATCGCACGTACTGCACACCGATCGGGATACGCGGGGGAAAGTGTTAGGAGGGGTCCCCTGCTATGCACGAGGCGTTAGCAGGGGACCCCTCCTTACCGAACCGTCGTCCGCGCCGCCGTCTTCGTGGTCTCGGACTCGGCCGGGCCGTTCTGCCAGGGCGGCGGCGCGTCGGCGAGCATCGCCTGCCGCAGCCAGGTCAGCGCCCGGGACAGCAGCCGGGAGACGTGCATCTGGGAGATGCCGAAGCGGGCGGCGATCTCGGCCTGGGTCTGGTTGCCGTAGAACCGCATGGCCAGGATCCGCCGTTCCCGCCAGGGCAGCCGGTGCAGCAGCCCGCTGACCGTCACCCGGTCGTCGACGGATTCCAGCGAGATGTCCGACTCGCCGACCAGGTCACCGAACTCGGCCGAGCTCTCCCCGCCGACCGGCGCGTTGAGCGACGCCGGGCTGTAGCCGGCCGCCGACTCCAGCGCGGCGAGGATCTCCTGCTCCGGCGTCTCCAACCGCTTGGACAGTTCCGCGACCGTGGGCGCGCGGGACAGCTCGCTGGTCAGCGCCGCCGTCGCCTGCCCGACCTCCAGGATCAGGTCGCGCAACCGGCGGGGCACGTGCACACCCCAGGTGCGATCCCGGAAATGCCGTTTGATCTCACCCACGATGGTGATCGCGGCGTACGCGGTGAACGAGCCGCGTTCCGGGTCGTACCGGTCGACGGCGTTGACCAGCCCCAGACGGGCCACCTGTTCCAGGTCCTCCAGCGGTTCCCCGCGTCCCCGGTAGCGGCGGGCCAACCGGCCCGCGAACGGCAACGCGAAGCGGACCAGGTCGTCACGCGCCTCCTGGCGCCGCTCCGGCGGCACTCCCTCGATCCGTGCCGCGTACGCGAGCGCCGCCGCGTCGAGATCCTCCAGCCCCCGGTCCGTCGGTGGTGGTGTGGTCGTGCTGGTCTGTCCGAACATCCAGCGCCTCCCTCAGGAAGGACCCCGCCCGGATCGGTGGACACCGGGCACGCGCGTGGACACGCACGGGCCGAAGAGTGGGTTGGTGATTGGGATGCCAGCGGGCGACGCCGCGCCACGGCAACGGTGATCAGCCTGTCGCAGCCGGCGGTGTTCCCGCTCCGTAGGTACTCAATCACGGCGGCGCGGCTTCGCGAGGATGTTTCGTCAGCCCCACCTCAACAGATGAGCAGGCCGTGCGGGGTGCCGCTGGCGCGCAGCGTGGCCAGCGCGTCGGGCACCGCCAGCGGCGGCGGGGTGGGCAGGTCGTACGGCTGGGCGCGGAGCACCTCGGTGGCGCGGCGGGTGGGCACGGAGGTCACCGGGTAGCCCCGTGCGGTGGCGCGGTCCAGTGCCCGGCGGCGGCGGCCGAACCCGGCCACGGCCAGCCACTGCGGCAGCCCGGCGAGGGCCGGTGAGCGTACTCCGGGCGGCTCGGGGAGCACGTCGACCGAGACGAACGGCTCGCTGCCGGCCAGCCACCACTCGACCTGCTCGACGTTGCGCCGGGTGGCGTTCTCGCACCAGTACGGCACCATCCCCGCCCGCACCACCTGCCACGGGTCGAGCAGTCGGCCGCATTCCACCACCAACCGGTCACCGGTCTTGCCGGCGGCGCGCAGCCAGCGACGGTACAGGTCGGCGACAGCGGCGCTGAGCACCTCCGGCCCCGGGAAGAGAAGCCGGTGCACGGGATGCCCGGCGCGGGCGGTCCACTCCCGGACGGCGCGGTCCAGACCGGGCTCCACGCCGTGCTCGGCGGCGGCGGGCGGGGCGGAGATCTCCGGCGGCTCCCAGTGCGCGCCGTCGCCCCCGGCTAAGCGCAGCACCTGCCGCAGCGCGTGGCTGTCCGGGTGGAAGTCGACCGGCTCCAGCCCGCTGCCCGGGCAGCCGACCTGGAAGCTGTGCCCGTCGGCGGCGTCGTGCACCGGCCAGGTCCGCGCGTCGCAGAGCACCAGCACCGGCGCACCCGGCGCCAACCGGCCGGCCAGGAACCGCCGGTACGCCACCGGCAGCGTCCGCCACCGGGCGGTCAACGCGACCGTCACCCCGGCCAGCGAGCCCCGACTCGCCGGGCAGTGCACCTGCCGGACGTGCAGGTCGGGGTTCCCGGCGAGCAGCCGACCGGCGAGGGCGGCGCCGTGGTCCAGGGCGGCGCGGGGACTGTCCACCGCACCGCGCGGCCAGTGCGCGGTCATCTCGAAGCCGGCCGGCAGCCACGGCATCCCGAGCGCCATCGCCAGGTGGGCGGCCCCGCCGTGCGGCGAGCCCAGCAGCACTCCCGGGTACCGGCCGTGCGGGTACTGGTCGACGAACCACCGGGCGACCCGGCCCGCGTCGACCTCGGCGGCCTGGCCGGCGGTGAGGGCGACCCGGCCGGCGGTGCGGGCGGCGGCGGCCCGGCGGATCGGGTCCGGGGTGCCCGCGAAGCGGGACGTCGGCCCGACGTGGCCGAGATCCGCGCAGTCGGCGTCGCGCAGCGCGCGGGCGATGGCCGCGACGAGCACCCGGGCGGCACTACCGACCGCGACCACCCGGTCACCGGCCAGTCCCGCACCCGCTGCCGTGAGTCCCGGTCGCGATCCTCGCGCCGGCCCCACCGTGCCCCGTTCGCTCACGCGGCCCGGCTTCCCGCCCGGATGCGGCTTAAACAGGGCATCCCTCCCCGAGTGGGATCAATCAGGTGATCTTCCACCGTCCACCCCGACGGGGCGCAACGCCCCGGCGGAGCCCACACCGGCCGGACCGACCACCAGCTCCAGCAGGCACGGCCGGTCCGCGCCGAGCGCCTCGTCCCCGGCCGCGCCGACCAGCTCCGGGCGGTCGAGGCGGAGGCCGTGCAGGCCGAGCAGGCGCGCCCAGCCGGCGTACGGGACGTCGTCGGCGGGCGGGTGGGGCGACTGCGCGTACCGGGGATGCCCGGATCGGGTGTTCAGCACCAGCAGCACCAGGCGCGGGTCGGGCCACGCCGTCCGGTGCCGGGCGACGGTGACCAGCTCGGCCAGGCCCGAGGCGCGCATCCCCTCGTCGGCGACGACGGCGAGCACCGGGCGGTCCGGGGCGGCCAGCTTCGCGGCCAGCGCGTACGGCAGGGCGGTGCCTGGCGCCCCGTCGGTGCGCAGCACCTCCACGCCGGACGGCACACGCAGGTGCCGGGCGTACCCGGCGACGGTGGCGCCGCCGTCCACGGTCACCGCGCTACCCGGGGGCAGCCGGGCGGCCAGGTCGTCGAGGGCCTGCCACGGATCGACCACCCGGCCGGCGTCCGTCGACGGGCGGCGGACGGACGCCTCGCCGGGCAGCACCAGGCACACCGGTCCGCCGCCGCGCAGGGCGCTGCCCAGCACCTCGTCCACCAGCTCCGGCACCCGGGCCGGGTCGGCGGCGTACCGGACGTGCCGGCACGTCCCGGCGAAGCGCGGGCCGTCGTCGCGGTGCCCGTCCGGCTGCTGCTCGCCGAGCACCGCCAGCACCGGCAGGCCGGCCCGCCGGGCGGCGTCGAGGCCGCCGAGCAGACCCAGCGCGTCCGGTCCGCCGCCGGAGAGGCAGACGCCGACCCCACCGGCGAACCGGGCGTGCCCGGCCGCCATCAGCGCGGCGCTCTCGGCGTGCCGGACGGGTACGAACTCCGGGTCGCCGCCGGCCGCACGCACGGCCTCGACCAGCGGCGCGGTCGCCGCACCCGGCACGCCGTAGACCCGCGCGACCCGCCAGGCCAGCAACCGCGCGACGACCGCGTCCGCGACGGGCGGGTCAGGCACCGCCCCGTCCCGGGGTGACCGGGTCGACGTAGCGCAGCACCGCACCGACGCCCTCCACCAGTTCCGGAGCCTCGTCCGGGCCCAGCACGGTCAACTCGGCGTCGGTACCCACCAGCGCCCGCACCAGCGCCGCGTCGGCGCGTACCCGGGCCGGGTCGGCCACGGTGGCGAGCTGGTTCGGGTCGGTGGCGATGTCGGTGGCCGCCGGGCCGATCCAGAGTTGTCCGTCGGCGGACGGGTCGTCCACCAGCAGCATCGTGTCGACCTGGTGGCGTTGCAGCGCGGCGACCACGGCGTCGAGTCCGGCGCCGACGTCCTCCTGCGTGCCGAAGCGGTCCAGCGCGGCGGTCACCCGCTGGTCGGCCACCTCGGCGATGGTCTGCACGGTCAGGTCGTCGAGCAGGCTCTGGTCGGCCCCCTCCGCCCGGGACCCGGCGTCGGTGCGGACCACCATGTCCTGCCAGCGGGCCGGCATCTGGGCGGCGATCATGCCGGTGGCCCGGATGTCGCCGGCCACCACGACCACCTCGGCGCCGACCCGTTCGGCCAGTTCCACGGTGGCGGCGGTGACGTCGCCCGCGTTGTGGTGCCATGCCTCCATGGCGGCACGCTGGTAGCGCGACTGCGACCAGCCGCCGGGCTTGACCCGACGCAGCGGGAAGCTCTCCCGACCGGCGACGTGCGCCCGCCGGGGCACCCCACCGGCGCTGACCGACATCGCGTCGGCGCCGGTCCGGTCGGCCAGCACCCGCACCCAGGCGACCTGCTCACCCCGCTGGGCCAGCAACGGCATCACGTGCGGCAGCGGCGCGTACGCGGCCAGGTCCCGCCGGGGCGGCGCGGCCAGGTACTCGGAGAGCACCACCCGTCCGTGGGCGCCGAAGACGGCCAGCCCGTAGTCCCCGGGCATCGGGTCGTGGCCACGCACCACCCGGTCGATGGCGGCGATGGTCGGTTCGTCGGCGCCCTGCTCGGCGAGCTGCTGTTGCAGACCGCGCCAGCGCAGGTCGAGTGCCGCGTGGGCGTCCTCGGTGTCCAGCGAGGCGTCCAGGTAGACCGCGCACCACGGACCCGGACGCTGGTAGAGCGGGCGCAGGAAGGACAGCTGCATGCTCGACCCCTTTCCAGCTCGGCCCACCGCTTACCCGCGCCACCCGGCTTGTCACCTGCCAGCCACCGCGTGACCGGTTTTCATTCACGTCGTTCAACCTCGGGAATCGATACGATCTGTAGGCGAAAGCGGACTCTGGGTGGTGGACATGGACACGACGTCGTACTCCCGGCGCAGCCTGCATCCGACCGGTCGGATCCTCACCGCGCAGATCGTGCGGCTGATGGACGGCTACCCCCGGGAGGTGCGCGTGGGGCAGCCGGTGCTGGTGGTGGTGCTGGCCGCCGCCGGGGTGATCGGCCTGCTCGCCAAGCTGGTCCGGGCCGCGCTCAGCGCCGGCTCCGGCACCGGCCGGCGCAGCTTCAAGGAGCTCAAGAAGGGGCCGGAGTACCTGGTCACCCCGGTCCGCCTGCGCGACTCGGACGGCAAGCTGTACGAGGTGGAGCTGCACGGACACCTGCCGCAGAGCGCGCTGCACCCGGCCGACCACGTCCAGCTCACCCTGCGCGACCAGGGCGACCCGGACCTGGCGCCGAAGATCGAGCGGATCGTCAACCTGACCACCGGTCAGCTGCTACGACCCCGCACCGCCACCATGTGGTCGCACCTCGGCCCGCCGCTGCTGCTCCAGGCCATGCTGGGTCTGCTGCTCCTCGCCGGCCTGGCCGCCTGTACCGCCCTGACCTGAGCGGTCAGCCGACCGGCGCGGGCTCCCGTTCCGGCGCGGGGGTGGTGGCGAGCATCCCGCGTCGGCGGGCCCAACGCTCGAAGACGATGGTGGCGAACGGCGGCACCGCGCAGGCCAGCGCCACCACGGTGGCCGTCAGGCTCCACCGCTGCACCCGGGCCACGGCGAGCACGAGCAGCCCGTACACCACGAACAGCGCACCGTGGATCGGGCCGAAGATCTGTACACCCAGCTCGTTGCCGGGCGGACCGTACTTGACCGCCATCCCGGCCAGCAGGCCGGCCCAGGAGATCGCCTCCGCGATCGCCGCCACCACGAACAGTCGGGTCACCTTTTCGCGGACGTCAGCCATGGTATGCGGCGTCGAATCCGTAGTCCGCGCGCGGTCGGGGCTTTCGCCCGGATGCATGGACGTGCGACGTTGTGGGTACCAGGGGTGACAGGGTGGTGACCATGGGCGAGGAAGTCGGCGCGCAGACCTTCAGTCGCCAGGATCGGGCTCGCTACCGGGACAAGGTGCGGCGCTGTCTCGACGTCTTCGCCGAGATGCTGCGCGAGTCCCGGTTCGATGTCGACCGGCCGATGACCGGCCTGGAGATCGAGCTGAACCTGGTCGACGACGACTCCATGCCGGCCATGCGCAACGCCGACGTGCTGCGCGCGGTGGCCGACCCGAGTTTCCAGACCGAGCTCGGGCAGTTCAACGTCGAGATCAACGTGGCGCCCCGGCGGCTGGCCGGCACCGGCCTTCACGAGTTCGAACAGAGCGTACGGGCCAGCCTGAACGCCGCCGACCAACGGGCCCGGACGGTCGGCGCGCACCTGGTGATGATCGGCGTCCTGCCCACCGTGCGCCCCGAGCACCTGACCGCCGCCACGCTGTCGGCCAATCCCCGCTACGCGCTGCTCAACGAGCAGATCTTCGCCGCCCGCGGCGAGGACCTGCGGATCTCGGTCAACGGGGTGGAACGGCTGTCGGTCACCGCCGACACCATCACCCCGGAGGCGGCCTGCACCAGCACCCAGTTCCACATCCAGGTCGGGCCGGCGCAGTTCGCCGACTACTGGAACGCCGCCCAGGCCATCGCCGGGATCCAGGTGGCGCTCGGTGCGAACTCGCCGTTGTTCTTCGGCCGCGAACTGTGGCGGGAGACCCGCATCCCGCTGTTCCAGCAGGCCACCGACACCCGACCCGAGGAGATCAAGACGCAGGGCGTACGGCCCCGGGTGTGGTTCGGGGAACGCTGGATCACCTCGGTCTTCGACCTGTTCGAGGAGAACGTGCGCTACTTCCCGGCGCTGCTGCCGGTCTGCGACGACGAGGACCCGTCGGAGACGCTGGCCGCCGGTGGCGTACCGCACCTGGCCGAGCTGCGGTTGCACAACGGCACCATCTACCGCTGGAACCGGCCCGTCTACGACGTGCTCCGGGGCCGACCGCACCTGCGGGTGGAGAACCGCGTGCTGCCGGCCGGGCCGACCGTGCTCGACACCGTCGCCAACGGCGCGTTCTACTTCGGACTCGTCCGGGCGTTGGCCGAGGCCGACCGGCCACTGTGGTCGCAGATGTCGTTCAGCGCCGCCGAGGAGAACTTCAACTCCTGCGCCCGGCACGGCATCGACGCGCACGTCTTCTGGCCCGGCCTGGGCTACCTGCCGGCCACCGAGCTGGTGCTGCGCCGGCTGCTGCCGCTGGCCCAGCACGGGCTGGACCGGTGGGGCGTCGACCCGGACGAACGGGACCGGCTGCTCGGCGTCATCGAGCAGCGCTGCCTCACCGGCCGTAACGGGGCGAGCTGGCAGGTGGCGACGTTGCACCGGCTGGAGTCGGCCGACCAGCTCGACCGCCCGGAGGCGCTGCGCGGGGTGGTGCGGCACTACGTGGAGCTGATGCACAGCAACCGGCCGGTCCACGAGTGGCCGATACCCTGACGGCCTCCCGACACAGACAGCGACCGGACGGACGCAGACGATTACCGTAGGTGCGATTCCTTACCGCCGGGTCGAGAGGATCCGCCGATGTCACCGTCACGCCGTCACGCCGTCGCCCGTACCGCCATGCTCCTCACCGCGCTCGCCCTCGTCGCCGGCGCCGTCCCTCCGCTGCCCGCCACCGCCGGTCCGCGTACCGTCACCGCCACCACCGGCGAGGTGCGGACCACCGTCCGGGACGCCGCCACCGGCGCCGACGCCCGCGCCTGCCTCGCCCTGGTCCCGGTCGACCGCGACCCGCTCACCGTCGTCTTCCTCGGTGAGGAGCAGCTCGGCCGGCACGGCGGCTGCACCGGGGTCGAGGGAGGCGCGGTGCACATCACCAACGTGACACCCGGCCGGTACCGTCTGCTGGCCGACCCCTACGACATCAGCCGCCACGGCCTCCAGTGGGTCGGCGTGCGTGGCGGTAAAGGGCAACGGGAACGGGCGGCCGTCATCACGGTGCGAGCCGGCCGTACCGTCACCGCCCCGGCGGTCCGGCTCGACCCGCCGGGCACCGTGACCGGGCGGATGACCCGGACCACGGACGGCACGCCGGTCTCCGGCGGTTACGCCGCGCCGATGCCCTCCGTCCCGCATCCCAAGTACGGCAGCCCGGGTGCCATCAGCGACGATGACGGCCGCTACACGCTGACCGGCCTCGGGCCGTACCAGTGGCCGCTGTACTTCACCGGCAACGGCCTGGCCAGCCAGTGGTCCGGCGGGACCGGCGACCGGCGCCAGGCCAGCACGGTCCGGGTACGCGCCGGTCGCACCGTCACCCTCGACCAGGCACTCACCTCCGGCACCGCCCTCAGCGGAACCGTCACCGCCCCGGACATCTCCCACTACGCGCAGGTGGTCGCCTTCCATGCCCGGACCGGTGACGTGGTGGGCGTGGCGGACGCGGGCTCCGACTACACGCTGCGCCTGCTCCCGGGGCAGCGGGTGGTGCTGCGCTGCGACTGCGTGT from Micromonospora craniellae encodes the following:
- a CDS encoding glutamate--cysteine ligase, whose translation is MGEEVGAQTFSRQDRARYRDKVRRCLDVFAEMLRESRFDVDRPMTGLEIELNLVDDDSMPAMRNADVLRAVADPSFQTELGQFNVEINVAPRRLAGTGLHEFEQSVRASLNAADQRARTVGAHLVMIGVLPTVRPEHLTAATLSANPRYALLNEQIFAARGEDLRISVNGVERLSVTADTITPEAACTSTQFHIQVGPAQFADYWNAAQAIAGIQVALGANSPLFFGRELWRETRIPLFQQATDTRPEEIKTQGVRPRVWFGERWITSVFDLFEENVRYFPALLPVCDDEDPSETLAAGGVPHLAELRLHNGTIYRWNRPVYDVLRGRPHLRVENRVLPAGPTVLDTVANGAFYFGLVRALAEADRPLWSQMSFSAAEENFNSCARHGIDAHVFWPGLGYLPATELVLRRLLPLAQHGLDRWGVDPDERDRLLGVIEQRCLTGRNGASWQVATLHRLESADQLDRPEALRGVVRHYVELMHSNRPVHEWPIP
- a CDS encoding SigB/SigF/SigG family RNA polymerase sigma factor, whose product is MFGQTSTTTPPPTDRGLEDLDAAALAYAARIEGVPPERRQEARDDLVRFALPFAGRLARRYRGRGEPLEDLEQVARLGLVNAVDRYDPERGSFTAYAAITIVGEIKRHFRDRTWGVHVPRRLRDLILEVGQATAALTSELSRAPTVAELSKRLETPEQEILAALESAAGYSPASLNAPVGGESSAEFGDLVGESDISLESVDDRVTVSGLLHRLPWRERRILAMRFYGNQTQAEIAARFGISQMHVSRLLSRALTWLRQAMLADAPPPWQNGPAESETTKTAARTTVR
- a CDS encoding thiamine pyrophosphate-binding protein yields the protein MPDPPVADAVVARLLAWRVARVYGVPGAATAPLVEAVRAAGGDPEFVPVRHAESAALMAAGHARFAGGVGVCLSGGGPDALGLLGGLDAARRAGLPVLAVLGEQQPDGHRDDGPRFAGTCRHVRYAADPARVPELVDEVLGSALRGGGPVCLVLPGEASVRRPSTDAGRVVDPWQALDDLAARLPPGSAVTVDGGATVAGYARHLRVPSGVEVLRTDGAPGTALPYALAAKLAAPDRPVLAVVADEGMRASGLAELVTVARHRTAWPDPRLVLLVLNTRSGHPRYAQSPHPPADDVPYAGWARLLGLHGLRLDRPELVGAAGDEALGADRPCLLELVVGPAGVGSAGALRPVGVDGGRSPD
- a CDS encoding DUF3817 domain-containing protein codes for the protein MADVREKVTRLFVVAAIAEAISWAGLLAGMAVKYGPPGNELGVQIFGPIHGALFVVYGLLVLAVARVQRWSLTATVVALACAVPPFATIVFERWARRRGMLATTPAPEREPAPVG
- a CDS encoding ATP-binding protein; amino-acid sequence: MASRIICEVDDGAPVTVVRLAGTLDLTTTRAAYRVLDRCLAAQPDALVVDLSGLRVDHPLAVSVFAAAARRAAGWPVVPMVLCAPGPAVESLADSGACQVVPMRRSCDEAAQVAGASAVPRLRMRLEPVAAACRRARELVVDACARWNLPEAVGPASVVLSELVGNVVRHAGTPMQVTVTLRRPWLHLAVVDGSSTPARPGESGHRDEGGRGLLLVRELADRWGSAPAGDGKAVWATLPAN
- a CDS encoding baeRF2 domain-containing protein, which translates into the protein MQLSFLRPLYQRPGPWCAVYLDASLDTEDAHAALDLRWRGLQQQLAEQGADEPTIAAIDRVVRGHDPMPGDYGLAVFGAHGRVVLSEYLAAPPRRDLAAYAPLPHVMPLLAQRGEQVAWVRVLADRTGADAMSVSAGGVPRRAHVAGRESFPLRRVKPGGWSQSRYQRAAMEAWHHNAGDVTAATVELAERVGAEVVVVAGDIRATGMIAAQMPARWQDMVVRTDAGSRAEGADQSLLDDLTVQTIAEVADQRVTAALDRFGTQEDVGAGLDAVVAALQRHQVDTMLLVDDPSADGQLWIGPAATDIATDPNQLATVADPARVRADAALVRALVGTDAELTVLGPDEAPELVEGVGAVLRYVDPVTPGRGGA
- the ctaD gene encoding aa3-type cytochrome oxidase subunit I, which produces MPERVTTEPGRDRGPAILAPARFGGYPGPLRTPLPGAKLVRFLATTDHKQIGLLYLLTSFAFFVLAGIEAMLIRAELARPGMQFLSPEQYNQLFTSHGAVMLLLFATPAAFGFGNYIVPIQIGAPDVSFPRLNALAYWLYLFGGLMVIGGFFTPQGSADFGWTAYTPLSTVEHSPGVGANMWVVGLVVSGLGTILGAVNLITTILTLRAPGMTMFRMPIFTWNMLFTSVLVILVFPLLAAALLALTADRLLGAQVFNPDTGGPMLWQHLFWFFGHPEVYIIALPFFGIITEVIPVFSRKPIFGYTGLVLATIAITVLSMTVWAHHMFATGQVLLPFFSILSYLIAVPTGVKFFNWIGTMWKGQLTFETPMLFSIGFLVTFLLGGLTGVLLASPPADFHTHDTYFVVAHFHYVVFGTVVFALFAGFYFWWPKMTGRLLDERLGKLHFWTMFIGFHGTFLVHHWLGNEGMPRRYADYLPTDGFTTLNTVSSIFSFVLGASTLFFMWNAWKSWRFGAQVTVDDPWGFGNSLEWATTCPPPLRNFDRMPRIRSERPAFDAKYGELVSDLGRDLPQRAVKPPQEFRDEIHRETHPPESPAPGGAHGAPEAEAYQPAPQSGARPVEVPTPEEVRRPSFADTDEPEDNPLGAERREQNDRWRHPRGPGDSTEN